Proteins from a single region of Osmerus eperlanus chromosome 26, fOsmEpe2.1, whole genome shotgun sequence:
- the misp gene encoding uncharacterized protein misp, whose product MTIAVISMQKFTQEINHHASMESKPKRWMIQPLSQRLEPTDVCPMRSCTANDLLRRDQSCSYSESSNSTSFSYDILSFTCTQSLGIVSSQRKEVPCDAMVQAKQEAVLDEVDNANNDWHPSSPSSHGSPTSNKGSHCGFYSYVEDPSSPEAELNKTWMVSQERKTKLVTLKNKDSFKLQTYSSGRKPQSLFDENNGDSRYQVNDNGVQVVNKHDEKQLRQQIIYTQAPKQNLTFKEQWSVLDNLNLSNSPNRITEDSNRNSILQHLLVDSRGGDTGDESLYSDNLQSKGRDTQSTSGHTATPIQREIFLTQERQQCSQGIKHNAVNIKVAEIKTTSSQPKPLFTSVKKAKPKNRLHFLIQQEIKKSVWEEDLLNQENDLDLYDHGASQDLEEKKRIFEQAPNLDTAEEKNLSIYHTMKESFGVKVRQRSGSSDTKHFLNPCCPHRDPEETEFYTHKSSTPDKQEEPIHHESPSFLVEQTNKMTVSKYYSPTTLVPKFDKTKSFYPCPTPPTARPSCFCIVTAQPWSSQHPTLPVYAGIQPIDDVNNEAELYYSVFTETDTGNFLSNAERPLRGLVPNFTDTPWL is encoded by the exons ACAATAGCTGTCATTAGCATGCAAAAGTTCACACAGGAAATCAATCACCACGCATCCATGGAAAGCAAGCCCAAAAGATGGATGATCCAGCCCCTGTCCCAGAGACTGGAACCCACAGACGTATGCCCCATGCGCAGTTGCACCGCTAATGACCTCCTCAGACGAGACCAAAGCTGTAGTTACAGCGAGAGCAGCAACTCCACTTCTTTCAGCTATGatatcctctccttcacctgcacCCAGTCCTTAGGTATTGTTTCGTCTCAGAGGAAGGAAGTGCCGTGTGATGCAATGGTTCAGGCTAAACAGGAGGCAGTATTAGATGAAGTGGACAATGCAAATAATGATTGGCATCCAAGCAGTCCCAGTAGCCATGGAAGTCCTACCAGCAACAAAGGTTCCCACTGTGGCTTCTACTCATACGTGGAAGACCCTTCCAGCCCAGAggcagagctgaacaaaacctGGATGGTTTCTCAGGAGCGAAAAACTAAGTTGGTCACCCTGAAGAACAAAGACAGTTTTAAACTGCAGACCTACTCCAGTGGCAGGAAGCCACAGAGTCTGTTTGATGAAAACAATGGAGATTCCCGTTATCAAGTGAATGATAATGGTGTCCAAGTTGTGAACAAGCATGATGAGAAGCAGCTCAGACAGCAGATAATATATACCCAAGCCCCTAAGCAGAACCTCACATTCAAGGAGCAGTGGAGTGTGCTGGATAATCTGAATCTCAGCAACTCCCCCAACAGAATAACAGAAGACAGCAATCGGAATTCTATATTACAGCATTTGTTGGTTGACTCAAGAGGTGGTGATACAGGTGATGAAAGTCTATACAGTGACAACCTTCAGTCAAAAGGCAGGGATACACAATCGACAAGTGGTCACACTGCAACACCAATTCAGCGGGAGATCTTCCTCACTCAGGAAAGACAACAGTGTTCACAAGGCATCAAACACAATGCTGTCAATATAAAGGTGGCAGAGATCAAGACAACATCTTCACAGCCCAAACCACTCTTCACATCTGTCAAAAAGGCGAAACCAAAGAACAGGTTACATTTTCTTATCCAGCAGGAAATTAAGAAGAGTGTTTGGGAAGAGGATCTGCTGAACCAGGAAAATGATTTGGACTTGTATGACCATGGGGCATCCCAGGAtctagaggagaaaaagaggatCTTTGAACAAGCACCAAATTTAGACACAGCAGAAGAGAAAAATCTTTCAATTTACCACACAATGAAAGAAAGTTTTGGGGTTAAGGTCAGACAAAGAAGCGGCAGCTCAGATACGAAACATTTTCTTAATCCCTGCTGCCCTCATAGGGATCCGGAAGAGACAGAGTTTTACACACATAAGAGTTCCACACCAGACAAACAGGAAGAACCTATTCACCATGAAAGTCCTTCATTTCTAGTAGAGCAGACAAACAAGATGACAGTCAGTAAATATTACTCCCCAACCACTTTAGTGCCAAAATTCG ATAAAACCAAGAGCTTTTACCCCTGCCCTACCCCTCCAACTGCCCGACCGTCCTGCTTTTGTATTGTGACTGCCCAACCGTGGAGCTCCCAACATCCTACTTTGCCTGTG TATGCTGGAATTCAGCCTATCGATGATGTGAACAATGAG